Proteins encoded together in one Desulfovibrio sp. window:
- a CDS encoding PAS domain-containing protein translates to MNDNSASYKDKACALTLIQERNLLSSVIDQIPDDIVILDASSCVVDINRAAMDRLGGHREDFLGKQCWEALTGFKGICEPEGDVRRWETVRKGGKHEEVFTTVDAKGRMQYFRVYMYPVLDEGGEVTHVMVLRRDITQGTYMERRLQQSEKLAAVGELSTYVAHEIRNPLFAIAGFANSLLRSNTLDDKVRAKVSIILEESNRLDKILKSLLNFSRPTQGMEGQVDVAQVAMQTMELMGLACQKQEIEVKVEVSPGLPLAKGDPELVKQCIINMVKNSMEAMPEGGSLVMRCFLRADHVVIELEDTGRGIAPENLDQVFNPFFSTKDKGSGLGLAMTKKILDEIGGSVELESEVGKGTAVRLVMPPLIAADETDVSGQTSPRHDSKWIAGKNGKEGGE, encoded by the coding sequence ATGAACGACAACTCCGCCTCCTACAAGGACAAAGCCTGCGCCCTCACGCTTATACAGGAGCGCAACCTGCTTTCCTCGGTGATCGACCAGATTCCGGACGACATCGTGATTCTGGATGCGTCGTCGTGCGTGGTGGACATCAACCGTGCGGCCATGGACCGCCTTGGCGGACATCGTGAGGATTTTTTGGGCAAGCAGTGTTGGGAGGCCCTGACCGGTTTCAAAGGCATCTGCGAGCCGGAAGGGGACGTGAGACGCTGGGAAACCGTTCGCAAGGGAGGAAAACACGAGGAAGTCTTCACCACCGTGGATGCCAAGGGTCGCATGCAGTATTTCAGAGTCTACATGTACCCTGTTCTGGACGAGGGTGGCGAAGTGACCCACGTGATGGTGCTGCGCAGGGACATCACCCAGGGAACCTACATGGAGAGGCGCTTGCAGCAGTCGGAGAAGCTTGCGGCGGTTGGTGAACTCTCCACGTATGTGGCGCACGAGATCAGGAATCCGCTTTTCGCCATAGCCGGTTTCGCCAATTCCCTGCTGCGCTCGAATACCCTTGACGACAAGGTTCGGGCCAAGGTGTCCATTATTTTGGAAGAATCCAACCGGTTGGACAAGATTCTCAAGAGCCTGCTCAACTTCTCCCGGCCCACCCAGGGAATGGAAGGGCAGGTGGACGTTGCCCAAGTGGCAATGCAGACCATGGAGCTCATGGGCCTGGCTTGCCAGAAGCAGGAAATTGAAGTGAAGGTCGAGGTAAGCCCCGGCCTGCCCCTGGCCAAGGGCGATCCGGAATTGGTGAAGCAGTGCATCATCAATATGGTGAAGAATTCCATGGAGGCCATGCCCGAGGGCGGCAGCTTGGTCATGCGCTGTTTTCTGCGCGCAGACCACGTGGTCATTGAGCTCGAGGACACCGGCCGGGGCATCGCGCCGGAAAATCTGGATCAGGTGTTCAACCCGTTCTTTTCAACCAAGGACAAGGGGTCGGGCTTGGGCTTGGCCATGACCAAGAAAATATTGGACGAGATCGGCGGCTCGGTGGAGCTTGAGAGTGAGGTGGGCAAGGGAACCGCAGTGCGGCTGGTTATGCCCCCCCTTATTGCGGCTGATGAAACCGATGTATCCGGTCAGACCTCGCCGCGCCACGATTCAAAGTGGATAGCCGGCAAGAACGGGAAGGAAGGTGGAGAGTGA